In the genome of Rhodoferax sp. BAB1, one region contains:
- the lptF gene encoding LPS export ABC transporter permease LptF, producing MLFDSSIRKELARSFGATLIVLVTVVMTMTLIRTLGLASRGSFNPSDVMLVMGYNVLSFLPNLMNLGLFIAVVMTLSRLYADSEMVIWFSSRVGLGSLLRPLLRFAWPVLMAIAVLALFVRPWAKDQIDDMRARYERRGDLERVQPGQFQESADGSRVFFAEKSDIDELRASNVFVSTSDKDKKTVISARSGHTEIINGDRFLILQRGQRLESQTGEAGVKVSEFDRFTMLVARDPLIRAAADVADKRPTLVLIAQPTPENLGELTMRIGYALASLNLIVLALAATRINPRVSRTGNLLFSLLLFQIYLNLLILGQNWISRGQVSFFAFNLLLHGGMLGAGLLWLAKRHHNWTWWPLSAMTGRRRPATAGGKPA from the coding sequence ATGTTATTCGATTCCTCCATCCGCAAGGAGCTGGCGCGCAGTTTTGGCGCCACGCTCATCGTCCTGGTCACGGTGGTCATGACCATGACGCTGATCCGCACGCTGGGCCTGGCCTCGCGCGGCAGCTTCAATCCCTCGGACGTGATGCTCGTGATGGGCTACAACGTGCTGAGCTTCCTGCCCAACCTCATGAACCTGGGCCTGTTCATCGCCGTGGTCATGACGCTCTCGCGCCTGTACGCCGACAGCGAGATGGTGATCTGGTTCTCCAGCCGCGTCGGACTGGGCAGCCTGTTGCGGCCGCTGCTGCGTTTTGCCTGGCCCGTGCTGATGGCCATTGCCGTGCTGGCCCTGTTCGTGCGCCCCTGGGCCAAGGACCAGATCGATGACATGCGGGCCCGCTATGAACGCCGGGGCGACCTGGAACGCGTGCAGCCCGGCCAGTTCCAGGAATCGGCCGACGGCAGCCGCGTCTTCTTCGCCGAAAAAAGCGACATCGATGAACTGCGGGCCAGCAATGTCTTCGTCTCCACCTCCGACAAGGACAAGAAGACCGTGATCTCGGCGCGTAGCGGTCACACCGAAATCATCAACGGCGACCGCTTCCTCATCCTGCAGCGCGGCCAGCGCCTGGAAAGCCAGACCGGCGAGGCCGGTGTCAAGGTCAGCGAGTTCGATCGCTTCACCATGCTCGTGGCGCGCGACCCCCTGATCCGCGCCGCTGCCGATGTGGCCGACAAACGCCCCACGCTGGTCCTGATCGCCCAGCCCACCCCGGAAAACCTGGGGGAACTCACCATGCGCATCGGTTACGCCCTGGCCTCGCTCAACCTCATCGTGCTGGCCCTGGCGGCCACCCGCATCAACCCGCGGGTCAGCCGCACGGGCAACCTGCTGTTCTCGCTGCTGCTGTTCCAGATCTACCTGAACCTGCTGATCCTGGGCCAGAACTGGATCTCGCGCGGCCAGGTCAGTTTCTTCGCGTTCAACCTGCTGCTGCATGGCGGCATGCTGGGGGCCGGCCTGCTCTGGCTGGCCAAGCGCCACCACAACTGGACCTGGTGGCCGCTGTCCGCCATGACTGGCCGGCGCCGCCCCGCCAC
- a CDS encoding leucyl aminopeptidase, translating into MNFELKSLDLAAASVQVCDALILLVPAGFKPGRDPLSALIGQALKAGDLDSKAGKLLALYRPAQAKAPRLLLVGAGDGSPRQVRLAVNAALGALRTGTPVVKRLVLGFTLAPPAGAVRAAVQTVADNSYVYTTTKSKAEARSLVRVTLGLPKAAEAKAEFERAAAAVAGIELAKEWANRPANHATPTDLAQAARALAKLPKISCQVLGPREVAKLRMGAFMAVAQGSEQPLRFIVLQYKGAPAAQAPTVLVGKGISFDTGGISIKPAAEMDEMKFDMGGAASVLGVFRALGELKPALNVVGLIPSCENMPDGRAIKPGDVVTSMSGQTIEILNTDAEGRLILCDALTYAERYQPQAVVDIATLTGACVIALGAVRSGLFSPSDELAQKLLQAGEAAQDLAWRMPLDDDYAEGLKSNFADVGNVAGRAGGAITAAKFLQRFTAKFPWAHLDIAGTAWRSGAAKGSTGRPVGLLLEFLLAQQAPAKATRRKA; encoded by the coding sequence ATGAACTTCGAACTCAAGTCCCTGGACCTCGCGGCCGCTTCCGTGCAGGTCTGCGATGCCCTCATCCTCCTCGTTCCTGCCGGTTTCAAGCCGGGCCGGGACCCCCTGTCGGCCCTGATCGGCCAGGCCCTCAAGGCCGGTGACCTGGACAGCAAGGCCGGCAAGCTGCTGGCCCTGTACCGCCCGGCCCAGGCCAAGGCGCCCCGCCTGCTGCTGGTGGGCGCCGGCGACGGATCACCACGCCAGGTCAGACTGGCCGTGAACGCGGCGTTGGGCGCCTTGCGCACCGGTACCCCGGTGGTGAAGCGGCTGGTGCTGGGTTTCACGCTGGCGCCGCCGGCCGGTGCCGTCCGGGCGGCCGTGCAGACCGTGGCCGACAACAGCTATGTCTACACCACCACCAAGTCCAAGGCCGAGGCCCGCAGCCTGGTGCGCGTGACCCTGGGCCTGCCCAAGGCGGCCGAGGCCAAGGCCGAGTTTGAGCGGGCAGCTGCAGCCGTGGCTGGCATCGAGCTGGCCAAGGAATGGGCCAACCGCCCTGCCAACCACGCCACGCCCACCGACCTGGCCCAGGCGGCGCGGGCGCTGGCGAAGTTGCCGAAGATCAGCTGCCAGGTGCTGGGCCCGCGCGAGGTGGCCAAGCTCAGGATGGGCGCTTTCATGGCCGTGGCCCAGGGTTCGGAGCAGCCGCTGCGTTTCATCGTGCTGCAGTACAAGGGCGCACCGGCGGCCCAGGCCCCCACCGTGCTGGTGGGCAAGGGCATCTCCTTCGACACCGGCGGCATCTCCATCAAGCCGGCGGCCGAGATGGACGAGATGAAGTTCGACATGGGCGGTGCGGCCAGCGTGCTGGGGGTGTTCCGTGCCCTGGGCGAACTCAAGCCGGCCCTCAACGTGGTGGGCCTGATCCCGAGCTGCGAGAACATGCCCGACGGGCGGGCCATCAAGCCCGGCGACGTGGTGACCAGCATGAGCGGCCAGACCATCGAGATCCTCAACACCGACGCCGAAGGCCGCCTGATCCTGTGCGACGCGCTGACGTATGCCGAGCGCTACCAGCCGCAGGCCGTGGTGGACATCGCCACCCTGACCGGCGCCTGTGTGATCGCCCTGGGCGCGGTGCGCAGCGGCCTGTTCAGTCCCAGCGACGAGCTGGCACAAAAGCTCTTGCAGGCCGGCGAGGCCGCGCAGGACCTGGCCTGGCGCATGCCGCTGGACGATGACTATGCCGAAGGGCTGAAGAGCAACTTTGCCGATGTGGGCAATGTGGCCGGCCGCGCCGGTGGCGCCATCACGGCGGCCAAGTTCCTGCAGCGTTTCACGGCCAAGTTCCCCTGGGCGCACCTGGACATCGCCGGTACCGCCTGGAGGAGCGGCGCGGCCAAGGGCTCGACCGGCCGCCCCGTGGGCCTGCTGCTGGAATTCCTGCTGGCCCAGCAGGCGCCTGCCAAGGCTACCCGCCGCAAGGCCTGA